A window of Punica granatum isolate Tunisia-2019 chromosome 8, ASM765513v2, whole genome shotgun sequence genomic DNA:
CAGCTTGTAAAATCTTAATTTCTATTCATTCCAGTTAGTCAATTGTTTCGGTTCGATGGAATGGATCAAGCTTATCTCATATGTTCTGTATCTCGAGGAGAACCTCGATGACCTGAAGTTGAAGAGGGATGCCCTGATCAGCCTCTTTCAGGACATCAGGAGGAAGATCAAACTAGAAGAACGGTGGTACAGGAGGCCTGCCAGGGAAGTGGTTGATTGGTTGAAAAGGGTAGAGGCTATAACGGAGGAAGTGGACGGGATTCTGGAAGAAGGCGAACAAGAAGTGAATCGTTATTGTCTAGGAGGGTTGTGTCCTCGAAATCTTTGGGTCAGCTACGTGTTTGGGAAGCGGGTCGAGGAAAAGCAAACTGCCTTGGATGCACTAATATCTGAATCTGCCTTTATTCAGCGAGCTGCTTACGGACCCGCCAGTCCTCTAACGTGATTCCACTATGCCCCTTGATAGCTGCTTATGGACTTACTTGATGCAGCAAGAGTGTCGTAGAGAACCTTGATTGCGATTCAATTCACTCTTCTAAACTTCTAAACACGGATTTTGAGCCTGACATTATGTTTGATCATGACCACTCTGACATTGTTCACCATTTTTACAACAAATTATACTTGACATAAACTTCTGTGGTCTGCGCAGGGGTTTACTGGAAGCTGCATCGATGTACTCCAGCGTTGCGGTAGCTTTGCAGGAAGAAGCCAAAAAGCGTTCGTGATATCATCTTTTCTATATATCTGAATGTCACCTTAACATTCTAAATCAGGCAAAAGTAACAGCCGCGAGAACATATGaaactcttgcctttttcccgCACTTCATTTGTGTAATTGAATGCTTTCTTCTTAAGAATCAGCTGTTATCTTTATTGCTGAAATCCTGTTAATGCTGAGATAAATTTGGCTCTACGATGTGATGGAAACGTTTTTTTACGCGTGTCCTCTTTATCTCTTGCTTAACTACACTGTAATAGAGCAGTTGTCCAGGAAAGAACTTCCCTGGCTATTTCTTCTGCTCCTCAAATTCTGCCTCTTTCGGGAATCAAACAACCATCCACTCGAAAATAATCATTCTAGAAGAAAGAATAGTCTTTTTGTCCCATATAGATGGGTGAAGCAGTCTACAATTGATTCTTAGCAGACAACAAAGTCATTATAATAAATCTTGGacttcaagaagaagatgaaaattCTCGAGAAAAAACAGCAGATTAAAAGATTAGGAAGTTCAGATTTCAGCAAGTTAGAGTATCAATATGGATCTGGAAACTGAGAAATTTCTGCAGAGAGTCTTAGCCAAAACCTCGGCTAACTTTGTACTGTGTTTGTTCATTTACTGCAGGTGATGACAATGGTTCTGTTTGGGCataaggaaaaggaaaatgcaaaatcaCATCATCCCTTGATCGAGAGGCATGTGTTCGGTCAGGTCCCGATCACTTCTGAGCAAGaacttgaaataaaattataataaatccCCAAGACTAGAGTAAATTCGGTATTTTCCCTGCGCAAATTGAACGCAACAATTAAGTCACACACACCCATTGAGATGTATCTCATGGATCTCTCTGTCAAGTTCTTATTGCAGCTATTCTCGTAGGGGCAAATCAAATACCAACAAATATATACAGCGCATTAGATCAAGCCTCTCTTACGGAGCTTTCTTCGCTTCAAGGTCCTCCTTTTCAAGCACATCTGTGGGAGACCCCGCAGGCAATTCCAACTGGCTCTGCTCATTCTTGTGTTGTCCAAATGCAGACATGTTGAATCCCTTCTTGGTGGGTACTAATATCGTAGTTGCAAAATCAAATGCCGTGCCTGCAAGTTCGAGTGCCATGCCTCCAACAGAGTAAAGATGACCTTTCAGGAGTTCCTCTTGTACAGCGGATTTCTTTTCATCAGAAAGTTTTGACAGCTCGTAACATGTCTGAGTGTTCTTGGGAGAGCGATCCCCCGATGACAAGCGGCTGTTCCGGATTTCCTGTTCCCCTTTATCCAGAAGTTTTCCCACTTCTTCCTTCAAGACTCCCACTCTGTCCAACCAGCTGCCTACTTCGCTGGTTCGTTTGATGTGTCGATCTTCGGCCTCTTTAACTTGTCGGTTCACATCTTCAAAGACACTTACCAGCTCGTCCATCTTGCTGCGAAGAACATTAAGAGATCTCTCGAGGATCAAATCAGCAGGCTCGTAGGCAATATCATCCTTGAAGTTACGACCTTGGGTCACTTGTGCTTCTACTGTGGATTTCATTGCCTCAGCGAGCTTCGATTGCTTGTAACGTGACCTGCAGTTCTTTGGGCAGAGACTGCACAGGCAACTGTTGTGCATTTCCTGCTCCCCTCTCTGCAGAACGGAATCGACTTCTTGCATTAGAAGCTGGGCGTTCTTTAACCAGCCTGCTACTTCACTCGTTCTTACCTTGTGTTCTCCTTCAGCCAACATAACTCGTCGGTTCACATCTTCAAAGACGTGGCTGAGATCATCCTTCTTTCTTCGGAGAGCGCCCACATTGTCTTCGAGACTCTGAATGTATGCCAGGTACTTGGATATGCAGTCCCAGCATTGTAGGACGACATCGAAGATTGTCTTTCCAATATCCATCTTGGTTCTCAGTCTAATGAACACATATCGAGAGCACAAATCGAGGGAAGGGTAACATCCAGAGAGGATTCAAACGGCTGCAAATTCACGTTTGTTGAGCTTTAACTTTCCACAAATTGGCATCTCCACTTTTCTCCATGTTTAGTTCAACTCTTGCCCCCTTGATATAtcccttcctttcttcttctcgaATCAACTTACGCGAGACAGCCCGTGGCGGAAAGTGGGCCATGTCGAGACTCATGAGGTTCCCTA
This region includes:
- the LOC116187540 gene encoding disease resistance protein RFL1-like, yielding MEWIKLISYVLYLEENLDDLKLKRDALISLFQDIRRKIKLEERWYRRPAREVVDWLKRVEAITEEVDGILEEGEQEVNRYCLGGLCPRNLWVSYVFGKRVEEKQTALDALISESAFIQRAAYGPASPLTGLLEAASMYSSVAVALQEEAKKRDDNGSVWA
- the LOC116187537 gene encoding uncharacterized protein LOC116187537 encodes the protein MDIGKTIFDVVLQCWDCISKYLAYIQSLEDNVGALRRKKDDLSHVFEDVNRRVMLAEGEHKRGEQEMHNSCLCSLCPKNCRSRYKQSKLAEAMKSTVEAQVTQGRNFKDDIAYEPADLILERSLNVLRSKMDELVSVFEDVNRQVKEAEDRHIKRTSEVGSWLDRVGVLKEEVGKLLDKGEQEIRNSRLSSGDRSPKNTQTCYELSKLSDEKKSAVQEELLKGHLYSVGGMALELAGTAFDFATTILVPTKKGFNMSAFGQHKNEQSQLELPAGSPTDVLEKEDLEAKKAP